From Flavobacterium sp. 102, a single genomic window includes:
- a CDS encoding transporter: MLKIKSLLVVGFLLISTSQYAQYTDIINSNRPGKSMSAFSVGKTVIQAEGGLYGIQEKHDLARYEANGFGTELSVRYGAFFDQFEFNLETQYQYDWYTAPLVEDTRGGFKQFTLGAKYLVFDPFVQLKDDKPNVYSWKANHKFSWKQFIPAVAVYGGFNLNLGPNPFTFDSDPTISPKLMLITQNHFGSKWVWVNNIIADKYMTDYPTLGWITTMTRGFNMRWSGFLEIQAYKSDFYADTVGRLGAAYLIRENIQLDAYVAKNIKDTPAIMYGGFGMSWRFDSNYETNYKRIKNDKKDDKKKDKKSKKDKGKKRKDEVELENPKP; this comes from the coding sequence ATGCTAAAAATAAAATCACTGTTGGTTGTTGGCTTTTTGCTGATTTCAACTTCACAATATGCTCAATATACTGACATCATCAATTCGAATCGTCCGGGAAAATCGATGTCTGCTTTTTCTGTTGGAAAGACAGTAATTCAGGCTGAAGGAGGTTTGTATGGTATTCAGGAAAAACACGATTTAGCGCGTTATGAAGCCAATGGATTCGGGACGGAATTAAGTGTTCGGTATGGCGCTTTTTTTGATCAGTTTGAGTTTAATTTAGAGACGCAATATCAATATGATTGGTACACTGCGCCATTAGTTGAAGACACTCGCGGTGGTTTTAAACAGTTTACTTTAGGGGCTAAATATTTGGTTTTTGATCCTTTTGTACAATTGAAAGACGATAAACCCAATGTGTATAGTTGGAAAGCGAATCATAAGTTTAGCTGGAAACAATTCATTCCGGCGGTAGCAGTTTACGGAGGTTTCAATTTGAACTTAGGTCCCAATCCGTTTACCTTTGATTCTGATCCGACTATCAGTCCGAAATTGATGTTGATTACGCAAAATCATTTTGGCAGTAAATGGGTTTGGGTCAATAATATTATTGCCGACAAATACATGACTGATTACCCGACTTTGGGTTGGATTACAACGATGACCAGAGGTTTTAATATGCGTTGGTCCGGTTTTTTAGAAATTCAAGCTTACAAAAGCGACTTTTATGCTGATACAGTTGGGCGTTTGGGTGCAGCTTATTTAATTAGAGAAAACATACAGCTTGATGCGTATGTTGCTAAAAATATAAAAGATACTCCGGCTATTATGTATGGAGGTTTTGGAATGTCTTGGCGTTTTGATAGTAATTATGAAACCAATTACAAAAGAATCAAAAACGACAAAAAAGACGACAAGAAAAAAGATAAAAAATCTAAAAAAGACAAAGGCAAAAAGCGCAAAGACGAAGTAGAATTAGAAAATCCAAAGCCATAA
- a CDS encoding YciI family protein yields MKKLTFLLLLFSFIGFAQETNPEFDEKIAKSLNADDYGMKTYVFCILKTGSNTTATKEEKAKLFEGHMANINKLAAEGKLVIAGPFMKNDRNYRGVFVFNVSTIEEANALVETDPAVKAKIFEAEMTIWYCSAALQQVNQLHNKVAKKKM; encoded by the coding sequence ATGAAAAAACTAACTTTCCTTCTATTACTATTTTCATTTATTGGCTTTGCCCAAGAAACCAATCCCGAATTTGATGAAAAAATAGCCAAATCTTTAAATGCCGATGACTATGGTATGAAAACCTATGTATTTTGCATTCTAAAAACAGGAAGTAACACTACGGCTACCAAAGAAGAAAAAGCTAAATTATTTGAAGGTCACATGGCCAATATCAACAAACTCGCCGCCGAAGGAAAACTGGTTATAGCAGGACCATTTATGAAAAACGACCGAAATTATCGAGGCGTTTTTGTTTTTAATGTCAGCACCATTGAAGAAGCGAATGCCTTAGTAGAAACCGATCCGGCAGTTAAAGCCAAAATCTTCGAAGCCGAAATGACCATTTGGTATTGCAGCGCTGCTTTGCAACAAGTAAATCAATTGCATAACAAAGTAGCGAAGAAAAAAATGTAA
- a CDS encoding DM13 domain-containing protein encodes MKTILSLFTLFLLFTSCEVEGELTRDVVEEEISNEAVLKYSGIFIPTSGINVQGAVKIYEQNNTYSLKLDNFSISSGPDLKVYLSKEDSPSEFVNLGNLNPNATYSIPEQVNLADYPYVLIHCQQYNHLFAIAALQPN; translated from the coding sequence ATGAAAACAATTCTTTCCCTTTTCACCCTTTTTTTACTCTTTACTTCCTGCGAAGTAGAAGGTGAACTCACTCGAGATGTGGTTGAAGAAGAAATCAGCAACGAAGCAGTACTCAAATACAGCGGCATTTTTATTCCAACATCAGGAATCAACGTACAAGGTGCCGTAAAAATTTATGAGCAGAACAATACTTATTCGCTAAAACTAGATAATTTCAGCATTTCATCCGGGCCCGATTTGAAAGTCTATTTGTCTAAAGAAGATTCTCCTTCCGAATTTGTCAATTTAGGCAATCTCAATCCCAACGCAACTTATTCAATTCCGGAGCAAGTGAACCTTGCCGACTATCCTTATGTATTAATTCATTGCCAGCAATACAATCATTTGTTTGCCATTGCGGCGTTACAACCTAATTAA
- a CDS encoding lipopolysaccharide biosynthesis protein has translation MGIVVNQSIKNTIITYIGFAIGAANTLFMYPHFLGETFYGLTGYILSSANIIFPLMAFGVHNTLVKFFTQYKTEKEKGEFLTFVMILPLLVLLPIGLFGAFFYTDIATFLSRKNPIIFDFTWQIPVIGLCMGYFEIFYAWVKVHMQSVFGSFVKEILLRIFISIFLFAVYFDTISAETFVDILMGIYLLTTLVMLFYANKVQRIQFSFKIPHNFKAVLTYSLFIILSGSIANMLLDIDKTMIGQYIKIENIAYYSVAIFIATVISVPSRAMHQITYPITAKLMTEGKHDELNDLYKKTSITLQIVGGLVLVGILVNINQLYLLLPENYRGGVFVVFVIGLSKYFDLILGNNNAIIFNSKYYKAVLFLGLLLAFLAITLNMYFIPIYQINGAAIATLISITLYSLAKLLFVVLKMNLYPFTLKNIYALVIGLICFFAFYYWDFPFHPIVNIILKSGLVCLFYVGLIFKAKLSEEINGVIVNVLKKVKIL, from the coding sequence ATGGGCATCGTTGTCAACCAATCCATCAAAAACACCATCATCACTTATATCGGGTTTGCGATTGGCGCGGCGAATACTTTGTTTATGTATCCGCATTTTTTGGGCGAAACGTTTTACGGTTTGACGGGTTATATTTTGTCTTCGGCCAATATTATTTTTCCACTGATGGCTTTTGGCGTTCACAATACGTTGGTCAAATTCTTCACACAATACAAAACCGAAAAAGAAAAAGGCGAATTCCTAACTTTTGTAATGATCTTGCCGCTATTGGTTCTCCTTCCAATCGGATTATTCGGAGCCTTTTTCTACACTGATATTGCTACTTTTTTATCCCGAAAAAATCCTATCATATTCGACTTCACTTGGCAAATTCCGGTGATTGGTTTGTGCATGGGTTATTTTGAAATTTTTTATGCTTGGGTAAAAGTCCACATGCAATCGGTCTTCGGAAGTTTTGTTAAAGAAATTTTACTTCGAATCTTCATTAGTATTTTTCTTTTCGCCGTTTACTTTGACACCATTTCGGCAGAAACATTTGTCGACATTTTAATGGGCATTTATTTGCTAACCACTTTGGTGATGTTGTTTTATGCCAATAAAGTACAGCGCATTCAATTCTCATTTAAAATTCCACACAATTTCAAAGCCGTTCTCACCTATTCCTTATTTATCATTCTCTCCGGAAGTATTGCCAATATGCTGCTCGACATCGACAAAACGATGATTGGACAGTATATCAAAATTGAAAATATCGCTTATTATTCGGTGGCGATTTTTATTGCGACAGTGATTTCGGTACCAAGCAGAGCAATGCATCAAATTACATATCCGATTACCGCCAAACTAATGACCGAAGGCAAACACGATGAGCTAAACGACTTGTATAAAAAGACCTCTATCACGCTGCAAATTGTTGGCGGACTGGTATTAGTAGGCATTTTGGTCAACATCAACCAACTCTATTTACTCTTACCCGAAAACTACCGCGGTGGTGTTTTTGTGGTTTTCGTGATTGGTCTTTCTAAATATTTTGATTTGATTTTAGGAAACAACAATGCAATTATTTTTAATTCTAAATATTATAAAGCAGTGTTATTTTTAGGATTGCTATTGGCTTTTTTAGCAATAACATTAAACATGTATTTCATTCCGATTTATCAAATTAATGGTGCAGCCATTGCCACACTAATTTCAATTACGTTGTATAGTTTGGCCAAATTGCTTTTTGTAGTTTTAAAAATGAATCTCTATCCGTTTACTCTAAAAAACATTTATGCTTTAGTCATTGGATTGATTTGCTTCTTTGCTTTTTATTATTGGGATTTCCCTTTTCATCCGATTGTCAATATCATACTTAAATCAGGTTTGGTTTGTTTGTTTTACGTTGGTTTAATATTCAAAGCCAAACTTTCTGAAGAAATTAATGGCGTAATTGTAAATGTGTTGAAAAAAGTAAAAATCTTGTAA
- a CDS encoding GTP cyclohydrolase — translation MITIVEANTQKLIKDYIKFPFALYKNHPYWVPPLVSDEMETFDKTKNPAFTSAEAHFYLAYKDHKIVGRIAAIINWDEVNDQQKKKVRFGWWDVIDDVEVTKALLEKVYEFGKANNLEYVEGPMGFSNLDKVGVLTEGFDEIGSMITWYNFPYYKEHLEQLGYIKEKEYLENKFPFANVKPELFLKANELIKKRYELKALNFTNNKDIMPYVDKMFDLFNASYASLSSFVAITNVQKEYFKKKYVSFINPEYIKFVLDKNDNIVAFSIVMPSFSKALQKANGKLFPFGFYHLLKAKKESKEVLFYLIGIDPEYQSKGVTAIIFNEYYNTFKEKGILQCIRTPELEDNHAIHNMWKHFDPVTFRRRRTYSKLL, via the coding sequence ATGATTACCATAGTTGAAGCCAATACCCAAAAACTGATTAAAGATTACATTAAGTTTCCTTTTGCTTTATATAAAAATCATCCTTATTGGGTTCCGCCTTTGGTTAGTGATGAAATGGAAACCTTCGATAAAACTAAAAATCCTGCATTTACTTCGGCAGAGGCGCACTTTTATTTGGCTTATAAAGACCATAAAATTGTAGGGAGAATAGCCGCCATTATCAATTGGGACGAAGTCAATGACCAGCAAAAAAAGAAAGTTCGTTTTGGTTGGTGGGATGTGATTGACGATGTTGAAGTGACCAAAGCTTTATTAGAAAAAGTTTACGAATTTGGCAAAGCCAATAATTTAGAATATGTCGAAGGACCGATGGGTTTTTCCAATTTGGATAAAGTAGGTGTTTTAACCGAAGGTTTTGATGAGATTGGTTCAATGATTACTTGGTACAACTTTCCCTATTATAAGGAGCATTTGGAACAATTGGGTTATATAAAGGAGAAAGAATACCTTGAAAATAAATTTCCTTTCGCAAATGTCAAGCCCGAATTGTTTTTAAAGGCCAATGAGTTAATCAAAAAACGCTACGAATTAAAGGCCTTAAACTTTACGAATAACAAAGATATTATGCCTTATGTGGATAAGATGTTTGATTTATTCAATGCCAGTTATGCCAGCTTGTCTTCTTTTGTGGCGATAACCAATGTGCAAAAAGAATATTTCAAGAAAAAGTATGTCAGCTTCATCAATCCGGAATACATTAAGTTTGTTTTAGATAAAAACGATAATATTGTAGCTTTTAGTATTGTGATGCCGAGTTTTTCAAAAGCTTTGCAGAAAGCCAATGGCAAACTATTTCCTTTTGGTTTCTATCATTTGCTTAAAGCAAAAAAGGAAAGCAAAGAAGTGTTGTTTTATTTAATTGGTATCGATCCCGAATACCAAAGTAAAGGCGTTACCGCTATCATTTTTAATGAATATTATAACACTTTTAAAGAAAAAGGAATTCTGCAGTGTATTCGTACACCAGAGTTAGAAGACAATCATGCCATTCACAATATGTGGAAACATTTTGATCCCGTTACTTTTAGAAGAAGGAGAACTTACAGCAAACTTTTGTGA
- a CDS encoding glycosyltransferase family 4 protein: MSEPKKLLIITYYWPPAGGPGVQRWLKFVKYLPDFNVQPIVYVPENPTYPIIDNGLENEVSEKAIILKNKIFEPYGLASFLGKNKTKKISSGIIPNQKKQSFLEKTLLWVRGNIFIPDARFLWVKPSVKYLSKYIQENNIDTIVTSGPPHSLHLIGLQLKKDLGVKWFADFRDPWTTIGYHKALKLSASAEKKHKALEAAVLNTADTIIVTSKTTKTEFEAITSKPIEVITNGYDVEKITKQPLDSKFTLAHIGSFLSERNPRILWKALKELTKENESFKNDFQLKLIGAVSQEVLDTITEFKLNDYVLNLGYVSHQEAVEHQRKSQVLLLIEINSEDTKSIIPGKLFEYMVSERPIVAIGPEGSDFAEIITATNTGVFFTYEEKEKLKALLLKYYQEYKNQSLKVHAVGLQQYSRKSLTEQLSKLIS; the protein is encoded by the coding sequence ATGTCTGAACCCAAAAAACTCCTAATCATCACATATTACTGGCCGCCAGCCGGTGGACCAGGCGTTCAGCGTTGGTTAAAGTTTGTCAAGTATTTGCCGGATTTCAATGTACAACCTATAGTGTATGTTCCTGAAAATCCAACCTATCCGATAATTGACAATGGCTTGGAAAATGAAGTTTCGGAGAAAGCCATTATTCTGAAAAATAAAATTTTCGAACCTTATGGTTTGGCTTCTTTTTTGGGCAAAAACAAAACCAAGAAAATCAGTTCCGGTATTATTCCCAATCAGAAGAAACAATCCTTTTTAGAGAAAACCTTGCTTTGGGTTCGCGGTAATATTTTTATACCCGATGCGCGTTTTCTTTGGGTGAAACCTTCGGTAAAATATTTATCAAAATACATTCAGGAAAACAATATCGATACGATTGTAACTTCCGGTCCGCCGCATAGTTTGCATTTGATTGGCTTACAATTGAAGAAAGATTTAGGTGTAAAATGGTTTGCTGATTTTCGCGATCCTTGGACCACCATTGGCTACCACAAAGCCTTGAAATTATCAGCTTCAGCCGAGAAAAAACACAAAGCTTTAGAGGCAGCAGTTTTAAATACAGCCGATACCATTATCGTCACCAGCAAAACCACCAAAACCGAATTCGAAGCCATTACTTCCAAACCCATCGAAGTGATTACCAATGGCTATGATGTGGAAAAAATAACCAAACAACCTTTGGATTCCAAATTTACTTTGGCACATATTGGTTCGTTCTTATCGGAAAGAAATCCGAGAATTCTGTGGAAAGCCTTAAAAGAATTGACCAAAGAAAACGAATCTTTTAAAAACGATTTCCAACTCAAATTAATCGGCGCGGTAAGTCAAGAAGTTTTAGATACGATTACTGAATTTAAACTCAATGATTATGTATTGAATTTAGGCTATGTTTCGCACCAAGAAGCAGTCGAACACCAACGAAAATCACAGGTTTTGTTACTCATCGAAATCAATTCCGAAGACACCAAAAGCATTATTCCCGGAAAATTATTTGAATACATGGTTTCCGAAAGACCAATTGTCGCGATTGGCCCGGAAGGTTCCGATTTTGCCGAAATTATTACGGCAACCAATACTGGTGTTTTCTTTACCTATGAAGAAAAAGAAAAACTAAAAGCGCTACTTTTGAAATATTATCAAGAATATAAAAACCAAAGCCTAAAAGTTCACGCCGTTGGTTTACAACAATATTCCAGAAAAAGTTTGACGGAACAATTGTCTAAATTAATTTCTTAA
- a CDS encoding DUF4834 domain-containing protein, giving the protein METASMPGFVKTILWIIAIYYIFKFLARLFLPVVAKKVVEKAAQQFQQQQQQFQEQQQTQSSKTEKPKEKKIVGDYIDFEEIK; this is encoded by the coding sequence ATGGAAACTGCATCAATGCCCGGCTTTGTTAAAACAATATTATGGATTATAGCCATTTACTATATCTTTAAATTTCTGGCAAGATTGTTTTTACCTGTTGTTGCCAAAAAAGTGGTTGAAAAAGCAGCTCAGCAATTCCAACAACAGCAGCAACAATTCCAAGAACAACAACAAACGCAAAGCTCTAAAACCGAAAAGCCAAAAGAGAAAAAAATCGTTGGTGATTATATTGATTTCGAAGAAATTAAGTAA
- a CDS encoding YfhO family protein, which produces MKQLQKFYPHFLAIFGFIIISLIYFYPVLQGKKIYQSDIVQYTGMAKEQNNFRAEYNAEPFWTNAAFGGMPTYQLGANYPNDFIGKLDDALRFLPRPADYLFLYFLGFYGLLLVFRIDPLKAFFGALAFGFSTYLIVILGVGHNAKAHAIAYMPLVIAGFILVFRKKYWHGGILTMLAVALEINANHFQMTYYLLFLLLILSVYFLYRLYQEKDLKSLPKITLTFAIAVILALGTNASGLLATKEYSDFSMRGKSELTFNADGSKNTETASMSKDYITEYSYGIGESLNLIAPRLYGGGNSEKLGEESNVYNYMLSYGATDSEAKTFTENYAPTYWGDQPIVAAPAYIGAIVFFLCVLALYHDKRKMKYAFLAGAIFALFLSWGKNFSALTDFFIDYIPLYDKFRAVSSIQVILELCIPVLAIMGLQSFFKETENQKKSLLYTSATSIGLLLLIFLFKGAFSFSSPVDSQIMAMLNQGQDKAFGLGFVDALRQDRMDLFTADLLRSGFFMIVAFGTLWFYLKGKLVQSTAVIIIGIFMVGDLFFIDKNYVSNDGEQFRSALEIDQPFEPSQADIEILKDTTVFRVYELQGRLQGRTSYFHKSVGGYSAVRPRRYEQLFEYHIDQQLNDLGQMIDSETMTLKTSIPILNALNIKYLLVQTKDGENVPITNPFINGNAWFVSELKTVNSADEEMKVLGKIDTKNVATRNSNDFTKSALTASFQKDSLAAIKLVEHKPNYIKYTATNTNDGFAVFSENYYEGWKATIDGKDTDIHRVDYVLRGLAIPKGKHTIEFKFEPQVVKTGSTIALFSSIGMLLVIIGGVYFEQKGKKIE; this is translated from the coding sequence ATGAAACAACTTCAAAAGTTTTATCCCCATTTTTTAGCCATTTTTGGTTTTATTATAATCTCTTTAATTTATTTTTATCCTGTTCTGCAAGGCAAAAAAATCTACCAATCGGATATTGTACAATATACCGGTATGGCCAAAGAACAAAACAATTTCAGAGCCGAATACAATGCTGAACCTTTTTGGACAAACGCCGCTTTTGGCGGGATGCCAACCTATCAACTTGGTGCCAATTATCCAAATGATTTTATTGGAAAACTAGACGATGCTTTACGATTTTTACCAAGACCTGCGGATTATTTATTTCTTTACTTTTTAGGATTTTATGGTTTGCTTTTGGTTTTCAGAATTGATCCGCTAAAAGCTTTTTTTGGGGCGCTGGCTTTTGGTTTTTCAACCTATTTAATTGTCATACTCGGCGTGGGACATAATGCCAAAGCGCATGCTATTGCTTATATGCCATTGGTTATAGCCGGATTTATTTTGGTTTTCAGGAAAAAATATTGGCACGGTGGCATCTTAACCATGTTGGCTGTGGCTTTGGAAATTAATGCCAACCACTTCCAAATGACTTACTATTTGTTGTTCCTCTTACTAATTTTGTCGGTCTATTTTCTTTACAGACTATATCAAGAAAAAGATTTAAAGTCATTACCCAAAATCACCTTAACCTTTGCTATAGCGGTTATTCTAGCTTTGGGAACCAATGCTTCCGGATTATTGGCGACTAAAGAATACTCCGATTTTAGTATGCGTGGCAAAAGCGAACTGACTTTTAATGCCGACGGTTCTAAAAACACAGAAACGGCTTCAATGTCTAAAGATTATATTACCGAATATAGTTATGGAATCGGAGAAAGTTTAAATCTTATCGCACCTCGTTTGTATGGCGGCGGCAATAGCGAAAAACTGGGAGAGGAATCGAATGTTTACAATTATATGTTGTCTTATGGCGCTACCGATAGTGAAGCCAAAACTTTTACAGAAAACTATGCGCCAACTTATTGGGGCGACCAACCTATAGTAGCCGCTCCGGCCTATATTGGGGCGATTGTTTTCTTTTTATGTGTATTAGCATTGTATCATGACAAACGCAAAATGAAATATGCGTTCCTAGCCGGTGCTATTTTTGCCTTATTTCTTTCTTGGGGTAAAAATTTCTCTGCACTAACCGATTTCTTTATCGATTATATTCCGTTGTATGATAAATTCAGAGCGGTTTCTTCTATTCAGGTGATTTTGGAATTGTGTATTCCGGTTTTAGCCATCATGGGATTGCAATCTTTTTTCAAAGAAACTGAAAACCAAAAGAAATCATTGTTGTATACGTCAGCAACTTCTATTGGCTTACTCCTTTTGATTTTCCTTTTCAAAGGTGCTTTTTCTTTCTCAAGTCCGGTTGATTCTCAAATCATGGCCATGCTCAATCAAGGACAAGATAAGGCTTTCGGATTAGGATTCGTGGATGCTTTACGCCAAGACAGAATGGATTTATTTACCGCAGATTTATTGCGTTCCGGGTTTTTTATGATTGTTGCTTTTGGAACACTTTGGTTTTACCTTAAAGGAAAATTGGTTCAAAGTACGGCTGTAATTATCATCGGAATCTTCATGGTTGGAGATTTATTCTTTATCGATAAAAATTATGTAAGCAACGATGGAGAGCAATTCAGAAGCGCTCTTGAAATTGACCAACCTTTTGAACCTTCACAAGCCGATATAGAAATTTTAAAGGACACTACGGTTTTCAGGGTTTATGAATTACAAGGCAGATTACAAGGCCGAACTTCTTATTTTCACAAATCGGTTGGCGGTTACAGCGCTGTTCGTCCAAGAAGATATGAGCAATTATTTGAGTATCATATTGACCAACAATTAAACGATTTGGGCCAAATGATTGACTCGGAAACCATGACTTTAAAAACCAGTATTCCAATCCTGAATGCTTTAAACATCAAATATTTATTGGTACAAACTAAAGACGGAGAAAATGTACCGATAACCAATCCTTTCATCAACGGGAATGCATGGTTTGTTTCCGAATTGAAAACCGTGAATTCTGCCGATGAAGAAATGAAAGTTTTAGGCAAAATTGACACTAAAAATGTAGCAACAAGAAATAGCAACGATTTTACCAAATCTGCTTTGACTGCTTCTTTCCAAAAGGATAGTTTAGCTGCGATAAAACTAGTAGAACACAAACCTAATTATATCAAATACACGGCTACCAATACTAATGATGGCTTTGCTGTTTTCTCTGAAAACTATTACGAAGGTTGGAAAGCTACTATAGATGGAAAAGACACGGACATTCACAGAGTAGATTATGTATTGCGTGGTTTAGCCATTCCAAAAGGCAAACACACTATCGAATTCAAATTTGAACCACAAGTCGTAAAAACCGGAAGTACCATTGCTTTGTTTAGTTCAATTGGAATGTTGCTGGTTATAATTGGCGGTGTTTATTTTGAACAAAAAGGCAAGAAAATTGAGTAA